A portion of the Candida dubliniensis CD36 chromosome R, complete sequence genome contains these proteins:
- a CDS encoding tubulin-folding cofactor A, putative (Similar to S. cerevisiae RBL2), which translates to MEKKRRKIKTTNKKKKFRDLGNLFTPDQVYNNYLPVIIMGPSPLQIKVNALKRLIKEEKLCKQEVAEQEQHVNQMKANNADEYELKKQIQVLEESQRMVPEVTKKITQYRQALREFLDSYKGDEDVTEAKELL; encoded by the coding sequence atggaaaaaaaacgaagaaaaataaaaacaacaaacaagaaaaaaaaatttcgtGATTTAGGTAATCTCTTTACACCAGATCAAGTCtacaataattatttacCTGTCATCATCATGGGACCTTCACCATTACAAATCAAAGTCAATGCTTTGAAAAGATTaatcaaagaagaaaagttgTGTAAACAAGAAGTTGctgaacaagaacaacatGTTAATCAGATGAAGGCAAATAATGCTGACGAGTATGAGTTGAAGAAACAAATCCAAGTTTTAGAAGAATCCCAGAGAATGGTACCTGAAGTTACCAAAAAGATAACTCAATATAGACAAGCTTTAAGAGAATTTTTAGACTCTTATAAAGGTGATGAAGACGTTACTGAAGCTAAAGAATTACTTTAA
- a CDS encoding UDP-glucose pyrophosphorylase, putative (Similar to S. cerevisiae UGP1;~spliced gene) produces the protein MATTGKRHAKSQSTYAFDNTATNVTASQMRNALNNLADTVENPEQKNRFENEMDNFFSLFRRYLTEKASGSTLDWDKIRSPSSDEVVEYGDLNSSNTSANLSKLAVLKLNGGLGTSMGCVGPKSVIEVRDGNNFLDLAVRQIEHLNRKYDADVPLLLMNSFNTDADTAKIIKKYQSHRIRVKTFNQSRFPRIYKDSLLPVPESFDDSLEAWYPPGHGDLFEALVQSGELDALLAQGREILFVSNGDNLGATVDSKILDHMIETGAEYIMELTPKTRADVKGGTLINYQGEVRLLEIAQVPKEHVEEFKSIKKFKYFNTNNLWINLRAIKKLVEANAIEVEIIPNQKTISHGKSDINVLQLETAVGAAIRHFKGAHGVVVPRSRFLPVKTCSDLLLVKSDLFYLEHGALVLDPTRDGFSNPLIKLGSHFKKVSGFQSRIPYIPKILELDHLTITGNVTIGKGVQLKGTVIIVCNDGDKIDIPNGAILENVVVTGNLTILEH, from the exons atgGCAACTACAGGAAAAAGACATGCAAAATCACAATCAACATAT GCATTTGACAACACTGCAACCAATGTTACCGCCTCTCAAATGCGTAATGCATTGAACAACTTGGCCGATACTGTTGAAAACCCAGAACAAAAGAACAGATTCGAAAATGAAATGgacaatttcttttctttgttcAGAAGATATTTGACAGAAAAAGCATCTGGATCCACTTTAGATTGGGACAAAATCAGATCCCCATCTTCTGACGAAGTTGTTGAATATGGTGACTTGAACAGCAGCAACACCTCTGCTAATTTATCCAAATTGGcagttttgaaattgaatggTGGTTTGGGTACTTCTATGGGTTGTGTTGGTCCTAAATCAGTCATTGAAGTTAGAGATGGCAACAATTTCTTGGATTTAGCCGTCAGACAAATTGAACACTTGAACAGAAAGTATGACGCAGACGTTCCATTGTTGTTAATGAACTCTTTCAACACTGATGCTGACACCGccaaaatcatcaaaaagTACCAAAGCCACAGAATTAGAGTGAAAACTTTTAATCAATCCAGATTCCCAAGAATTTACAAGGATTCTTTGCTTCCAGTTCCAGAATCTTTTGACGACTCTCTTGAAGCTTGGTATCCACCAGGTCATGGTGATTTGTTTGAAGCTTTGGTTCAATCTGGTGAGTTAGATGCCTTGTTAGCTCAAGGAAGAGAAATCTTATTTGTTTCTAATGGTGATAACTTGGGTGCCACTGTTGACTCCAAGATTTTAGATCACATGATTGAAACTGGTGCTGAATATATTATGGAATTGACCCCTAAAACCAGAGCTGATGTTAAAGGGGGTACTTTAATCAATTACCAAGGTGAAGTAAGATTATTGGAAATTGCTCAAGTTCCAAAAGAACACGTTGAAGAATTCAAGAGtattaaaaaattcaaatactTTAACACTAATAACTTGTGGATCAACTTGAGAGCCATCAAGAAATTGGTTGAAGCAAATGCTATTGAAGTGGAAATCAttccaaatcaaaagaCCATTTCTCATGGCAAATCAGATATCAATGTGTTACAATTAGAAACTGCCGTTGGTGCCGCCATCAGACACTTTAAAGGTGCCCATGGGGTTGTTGTTCCAAGATCCAGATTCTTACCAGTTAAAACTTGTTCTGATTTGTTGCTAGTCAAGTCTGATTTATTCTATTTAGAACACGGTGCCTTGGTGTTAGATCCAACTAGAGATGGGTTCTCTAATCCATTGATTAAATTGGGTTCCCATTTCAAGAAAGTCAGCGGATTCCAATCTAGAATTCCTTACATTCCAAAGATTTTGGAATTGGATCATTTGACCATTACAGGTAATGTTACAATTGGTAAAGGTGTTCAATTGAAAGGAACAGTGATTATTGTTTGTAACGATGGTGACAAAATTGATATTCCAAATGGTGCTATCTTAGAAAATGTTGTGGTTACTGGTAACTTAACTATATTGGAACATTAA
- a CDS encoding formylglycinamide ribotide amidotransferase, putative (Similar to S. cerevisiae ADE6), whose protein sequence is MSKFLILSGPKALSDFRINNLIQDIEKKIGQSDIIDKVIGSFTHYISLQQQQNDLTDKQLELLKILLTYDNPLEQQGPNSSLNEILIKNSTTIDGKSIELPNDTYLIQILPRSGTISPWSSKATDIAQICGLKNQIERIERGLSLLIKTKNGFKLDKNINDSYPIENLLTSVFDRMTQIIYFGNNVPQYNDLFAHHSPKPLITIDIISDSENLIKANKQLGLALDQGEIDYLINAFKEIIGRNPTDVELFMFAQVNSEHCRHKIFNADWTIDGIPQKLSLFKMIKNTHEKTPQYTISAYSDNAAVFEGHEGYIWTPDFKTKQWKSIKEKVQTLVKVETHNHPTAVSPFAGAATGSGGEIRDEGAVGRGSKSKAGLSGFSVADLNIPTLLQPWERNVGKPNHIASSLDIMLEAPIGSAAFNNEFGRPAINGYFRTLTTEVENCHGKKEIRGFHKPIMLAGGMGAIRPDLALKDTKITPGAKLIVLGGQSMLIGLGGGAASSISSGEGSADLDFASVQRGNPEIQRRAQEVINTCVSLGKLGNPIQSIHDVGAGGLSNALPELVHDNDLGAKFELRSILSLEPGMSPMEIWCNESQERYVLGVAPENLDLFAEICQRERAPFAVVGVATEEQRLILTDSLLNSTPIDLEMSVLFGKPPKMSRTAFTQDLKLTPFETSSDSTITLDIGESIDRVLQLPAVGSKNFLITIGDRFITGLVDRDQMVGPWQVPVADVGVTATSLGDTILTTGEAMAMGEKPTLALISASASAKMCVAESLLNIFAADIPSLDHVKLSANWMSAASHDGEGAKLYEAVQAIGMDLCPDLGISIPVGKDSMSMKMKWDDKEVIAPLALTITSFAPVDNTSNTWTPQLQNVANEETMLVLIDLAGSDEIKKSLGGSALAQVYQQVGNSAPTVHSHKILKSFLETLVVLHKQFDVLAYHDRSEGGLITTVLEMAFAGRCGLDLNVNGKQDVFTELFNEELGAVFQIKSKDYTKFQQIFLDNGINENFIQIIGKPKFDSKQIIDISFNGTPIYSSTRSHLQQLWSNTSYHIQKLRDNPITSTQEYDAIKDDNDPGISYQLTYSPNDFKKYSKQPKVAILREQGVNSQQEMAWCFQQAGFDVYDVTMSDILEGRTTLDEFVGIAACGGFSYGDVLGAGAGWAKSVLFHDKARAEFKKFFQDRTDTFAFGACNGCQFLSRIAELIPGTENWPTFEKNLSEQYEARFVMVEIDSQSKNNSIFLQNMKGSKLPIAVAHGEGRAQFKTSQQQQDFQLDVIHYVDNYGKITENYPFNPNGSPNGIAGITNSNGRVLAMMPHPERVCRKESNSWYPIEQGKQWGQYGPWIELFKSAREWVGDN, encoded by the coding sequence ATGAGtaaatttcttattttATCAGGGCCAAAAGCTTTATCTGATTTtagaatcaataatttgattcaagatattgaaaaaaaaattggtcaatcagatataattgataaagtaATTGGTTCATTTACTCATTATATTtcattacaacaacaacaaaatgatttaactgataaacaattggaacttttaaaaatattattaactTATGATAATCCTCTTGAACAACAAGGtccaaattcatcattgaatgaaattttaattaaaaattccACAACTATTGATGGTAAATCTATTGAATTACCTAATGATACTTATTTGATACAAATATTACCTCGATCAGGTACAATTTCTCCTTGGTCTTCAAAAGCTACTGATATTGCTCAAATTTGtggattgaaaaatcaaattgaaagaattgaacgtggattatcattattaattaaaactaaaaatggatttaaattagataaaaatatcaatgaTTCTTATCCTATTGAAAATCTTTTAACTTCAGTTTTCGATAGAATGACtcaaattatttattttggtAATAATGTCCCACaatataatgatttatttgcTCATCATTCACCAAAACCTTTAATCactattgatattatttctGATCTggaaaatttaattaaagctaataaacaattagGTTTAGCTTTAGATCAAGgtgaaattgattatttaattaatgcttttaaagaaatcatTGGTCGTAATCCAACTGATGTTGAATTATTCATGTTTGCTCAAGTTAATTCAGAACATTGTCGtcataaaatttttaatgCTGATTGGACTATTGATGGAATTCCCcaaaaattatcattatttaaaatgATTAAAAATACTCATGAAAAAACTCCTCAATATACTATTTCGGCTTATTCTGATAATGCTGCTGTTTTTGAAGGTCATGAAGGTTATATTTGGACTCCTGATTTTAAAACTAAACAATGGAAAtctattaaagaaaaagttcAAACTTTAGTTAAAGTAGAAACTCATAATCATCCTACAGCAGTATCACCATTTGCTGGTGCTGCAACTGGATCTGGTGGTGAAATTAGAGATGAAGGTGCTGTTGGTAGAGGTTCTAAATCAAAAGCAGGTTTATCAGGATTTTCTGTTGCTGATTTAAATATTCCTACTTTACTTCAACCTTGGGAAAGAAATGTTGGTAAACCAAATCATATTGCTTCTTCATTAGATATTATGTTAGAAGCACCAATTGGATCAGCTgcttttaataatgaatttggtAGACCAGCCATTAATGGTTATTTCCGAACTTTAACCACTGAAGTAGAAAATTGTCATggcaaaaaagaaattagagGGTTTCATAAACCAATTATGTTGGCTGGTGGTATGGGAGCAATTAGACCTGATTTAGCTCTTAAAGATACTAAAATCACCCCAGGAgcaaaattgattgttcTTGGTGGTCAATCAATGTTGATTGGATTAGGTGGTGGTGCtgcttcatcaatttcttctggTGAAGGTTCAGCTGATTTAGATTTTGCTTCTGTTCAAAGAGGTAATCCAGAAATTCAAAGAAGAGCTCAAGAAGTTATTAATACTTGTGTATCATTGGGTAAATTGGGAAATCCAATTCAATCTATTCATGATGTTGGTGCTGGAGGATTATCTAATGCCTTACCAGAATTAGTTcatgataatgatttaggagctaaatttgaattaagATCAATATTATCTTTAGAACCAGGTATGTCACCAATGGAAATTTGGTGTAATGAATCTCAAGAAAGATATGTTTTAGGAGTGGCACCAGaaaatttggatttatttGCTGAAATTTGTCAACGTGAAAGAGCTCCTTTCGCTGTTGTTGGGGTTGCCACTGAAGAACAACGATTAATTTTAACTGATTctttattgaattcaactccaattgatttagaaaTGTCAGTATTATTTGGTAAACCACCAAAAATGTCTCGTACAGCATTTACTCaagatttaaaattaaCTCCATTTGAAACTTCCAGTGATAGTACTATTACATTAGATATTGGTGAATCTATTGATAGAGTATTACAATTACCTGCTGTGGGATCGAAAAATTTCCTTATTACTATTGGTGATAGATTTATTACGGGATTAGTTGATCGTGATCAAATGGTTGGTCCTTGGCAAGTACCTGTTGCTGATGTTGGGGTCACTGCTACTTCTCTTGGTGATACTATTTTAACTACTGGTGAAGCTATGGCTATGGGGGAAAAACCAACTTTAGCTTTAATTTCTGCTAGTGCATCAGCTAAAATGTGTGTTGCCGAATctttattgaatatttttgcTGCTGATATTCCTTCATTGGATCATGTTAAATTATCAGCTAATTGGATGTCAGCAGCATCTCATGATGGTGAAGGAGCTAAATTATATGAAGCTGTTCAAGCCATTGGTATGGATTTATGTCCAGATTTGGGTATTTCGATCCCTGTGGGTAAAGATTCCATGtcaatgaaaatgaaatggGATGATAAAGAAGTTATTGCTCCATTAGCTTTAACTATTACTTCCTTTGCTCCAGTTGATAATACTTCTAATACTTGGACTCCTCAATTACAAAATGTTGCCAATGAAGAAACTATGTtggttttaattgatttggcTGGTTCTGATGAAATCAAGAAATCTTTAGGTGGATCTGCATTAGCTCAAGTTTATCAACAAGTTGGTAATTCTGCTCCAACAGTTCATTCACAtaagattttgaaatcatttttagaaactcttgttgttttacataaacaatttgatgTTTTAGCATATCATGATAGATCAGAAGGTGGGTTGATTACTACTGTATTGGAAATGGCTTTCGCAGGAAGATGTGGATTAGATTTAAATGTCAATGGTAAACAAGATGTTTTCActgaattatttaatgaagaattagGAGCAGTATTCCAAATTAAATCTAAAGATTATACTAAATTCCAACAAATTTTCTTAGATAATggaattaatgaaaatttcattcaaattattggtaaacctaaatttgattccaaacaaattattgatatttcttttaatgGTACTCCAATATATTCATCTACTCGTAGTCatttacaacaattatGGTCTAATACATCTTAtcatattcaaaaattaaGAGATAATCCAATTACTTCAACACAAGAATATGATGCCATtaaagatgataatgatcCAGGTATTTCATATCAATTGACTTACTCACCaaatgatttcaaaaagtACTCTAAACAACCTAAAGTTGCTATTTTAAGAGAACAAGGGGTCAATTCTCAACAAGAAATGGCTTGGTGTTTCCAACAAGCTGGATTTGATGTTTATGATGTGACAATGTCAGATATTTTAGAAGGTAGAACCACCTTGGATGAATTTGTTGGGATTGCTGCTTGTGGAGGATTTTCTTATGGTGATGTATTAGGAGCTGGTGCTGGTTGGGCTAAATCAGTTTTATTCCATGATAAAGCTCGTGCcgaatttaaaaaatttttccaaGATAGAACTGATACATTTGCCTTTGGTGCTTGTAATGGATGTCAATTTTTAAGTAGAATAGCTGAATTAATCCCGGGTACAGAAAATTGGCcaacttttgaaaaaaatttatcagAACAATATGAAGCTAGATTTGTTAtggttgaaattgattctCAATCAAAGAATAATTCTATTTTCTTACAAAATATGAAAGGATCTAAATTACCAATTGCAGTTGCTCATGGTGAAGGTAGAGCTCAATTTAAAACttcacaacaacaacaagatttCCAATTGGATGTGATTCATTatgttgataattatgGTAAAATCACAGAAAATTATCCTTTCAATCCAAATGGTTCACCAAATGGTATTGCTGGTATTACTAATTCTAATGGTAGAGTATTAGCCATGATGCCACATCCAGAAAGAGTTTGTAgaaaagaatcaaattcttgGTATCCAATTGAACAAGGTAAACAATGGGGTCAATACGGTCCATGGATtgaattattcaaatctgCTAGAGAATGGGTTGGTGATAATTAG
- a CDS encoding DNA helicase, putative (Similar to S. cerevisiae INO80), with protein MNISSMLSTDNNASLKELTTTDQQQHQQQLQMEQSSINGNGQTSSPSVNNVQENHISELHSSNQRPPSILPVGATLDHATTSTANHQPVNSSPLKHSVDENSNSTTVSSLQKDSNSIIASILPESYQFDNSYTPTIDQKYKSLFESNINVINQLDQYQQIGHHLKLLKFDEVKLNNYLINTGQFASNYIDRVVAEDISSRNNKISETNKNKELIAIDYSKPLHHNSTRGKEFKWGSTRKIHKVEHKSRRRKPAAAAAAATTDDSNKATTTNGTKDHSASVSAVTATNGSDTPDRRHHRQTSKPATPVLIKPKTESGHGSSEVQPRRSSRPKVKRKAFEDEIDTPEKHSSSTSQVKKSHESTGGDHKRAKIEDKQGEQKQEQEEEEEKSKSTALSEAAAAGMTAKEFKAFMRQYDNTYIAIWKDLSRKDGPKGSRSMQQATQGRLINLRKTAMLAAREAKRWQLKNTKNQKDLVTKARRAMREMFNFWKRNERLERDLKKKHEKELLDKAKKEEEEREAKRQSRKLNFLITQTELYSHFIGKKIKTDELEGTNTDGNLKSQNKDHLDKYADVDGSATHDINAVDFDNDDEEALHRMAAQNAQNALIEVQNKAKQFDNSEESFKNPDTNGEEMNFQNPTLLGDITIPQPNMLKCTLKEYQLKGLNWLANLYEQGINGILADEMGLGKTVQSISVLAYLAETYNMWGPFLVVTPASTLHNWQQEITKFVPEFKVLPYWGNAKDRKILRKFWDRKSLRYDKDSPFHVLVTSYQLIVADIAYFQKMKWQYMILDEAQAIKSSSSSRWKSLLNLTCRNRLLLTGTPIQNSMQELWALLHFIMPSIFDSHDEFSDWFAKDIESHAQSNTSLDEQQLRRLHMILKPFMLRRIKKNVQSELGDKVEIDVYCDLTTRQKKLYQQLRSQISMSDTDLLELESNSTSSDSSLANLVMQFRKVCNHPDLFERADVNSPFSFGKFAETGSFLRETNELDVNYSTENIVEYDLPRLIYDELLTPNYGKSTRDAIYSKFSIYNPENTNDLGWLKGINVSPNELKRCAQKDIFVRAIDMQNKSTETMKLERINYLYGSDYIPENKKLLITERTSDSFISNSSVFPDLVSVQEKVGQDMYLNKLEPAVTPIAAAPPITVNCSSMNFTNRMNNTLFDPIIRSSLIPLSLSTELKLMKDQVPLEQYPKSNMLPTPIFDYSNIRMPSMDRFIAESGKLAKLDELLVDLKQGGHRILIYFQMTRMMQIFEEYLAYKSYKYIRLDGSTTIESRREMVQAWQTNPEIFIFMLSTRAGGLGLNLTSADTVIFYDSDWNPTIDSQAMDRAHRIGQTKQVKVFRLVTRNTIEQKILERAKEKEEIQKLVVGNM; from the coding sequence ATGAACATCTCTTCTATGTTATCAACAGATAACAATGCATCGTTGAAAGAGTTGACGACGACAGATCAACAGCAACATCAACAGCAACTACAGATGGAACAATCATCAATCAATGGAAATGGTCAaacatcatcaccatcagTGAATAACGTTCAAGAGAACCACATATCAGAACTTCATTCACTGAACCAACGCCCCCCTAGTATATTGCCAGTTGGAGCAACTTTGGACCATGCCACAACATCAACAGCTAATCATCAACCAGTTAATCTGTCACCTTTGAAACATTctgttgatgaaaattcaaattctaCCACTGTATCCTCGTTGCAAAAAGACTCTAACTCTATTATTGCTAGTATACTACCAGAAAGTTACCAATTTGATAACTCATATACACCTACAATAGATcaaaaatacaaatcattatttgaatcCAACATAAATgttatcaatcaattagaTCAATACCAACAAATAGGCCATCATTTGAAActattgaaatttgatgaagtcaaattgaataattacCTTATTAATACGGGTCAATTTGCatcaaattatattgataGAGTTGTTGCTGAAGATATATCTTCAagaaataacaaaattagtgaaactaataaaaataaagaattaattgcTATTGATTATTCTAAACCATTACATCATAATAGTACTAGAGgtaaagaatttaaatGGGGGTCAACAAGGAAAATTCATAAAGTTGAACACaaatcaagaagaagaaaaccagctgctgctgctgctgctgctacTACCGATGATTCAAATAAAGCTACAACAACCAATGGTACAAAAGATCATAGTGCTAGTGTTAGTGCTGTCACTGCTACCAATGGTTCTGATACACCTGATCGTCGTCACCACCGTCAAACTTCAAAACCTGCAACTCCAGTTTTGATAAAGCCAAAGACTGAACTGGGTCACGGACTGTCTGAAGTACAGCCAAGAAGAAGTAGTCGCCCTAAAGTGAAAAGAAAGGCgtttgaagatgaaataGACACTCCTGAAAAGCATTCATCATCTACCCTGCAAGTAAAGAAATCCCATGAATCAACCGGTGGAGATCATAAACGTGCCAAGATTGAGGATAAACAGGGAGAGCAAAAGCAAGAacaagaggaagaagaggaaaaaTCTAAATCCACAGCATTATCAGAAGCTGCTGCTGCAGGTATGACGGCTAAAGAATTCAAAGCCTTTATGAGACAATATGATAATACATATATTGCTATTTGGAAGGATTTGTCAAGAAAAGATGGACCTAAAGGTAGTAGGCTGATGCAACAAGCTACTCAAGGTAGACTTATTAATCTTCGGAAAACAGCTATGTTGGCTGCTAGAGAAGCTAAAAGATggcaattgaaaaataccAAGAATCAAAAGGATCTTGTTACTAAGGCAAGAAGAGCAATGAGAGAAATGTTTAATTTCTGGAAACGAAATGAAAGACTCGAACGtgatttaaaaaagaagCACGAAAAGGAATTATTGGATAAGGCCaaaaaagaggaagaagaaagagaagCCAAGAGacaatcaagaaaattgaatttcttAATTACTCAAACCGAATTATATTCTCATTTCATtggtaaaaaaattaaaaccgATGAACTTGAAGGTACTAATACTGATggtaatttgaaatcacaAAACAAAGATCATTTGGATAAATATGCTGATGTTGATGGATCTGCTACTCATGATATCAATGCTGTcgattttgataatgacGATGAAGAAGCATTACATAGAATGGCGGCCCAAAATGCTCAAAATGCTCTTATTGAAGTGCAAAATAAGgcaaaacaatttgataatagtgaggaatcatttaaaaatcCAGATACAAATGGAGAAGAAATGAATTTCCAGAATCCAACATTATTAGGGGATATTACTATTCCTCAACCTAATATGTTGAAATGTACATTGAAAgaatatcaattgaaagGTTTGAATTGGTTAGCAAACTTGTATGAACAAGGTATCAATGGTATTTTGGCTGATGAGATGGGTTTAGGTAAAACTGTTCAAAGTATATCGGTATTGGCATATTTGGCTGAAACTTATAATATGTGGGGTCCATTTTTGGTGGTGACTCCAGCGTCAACATTACACAATTGGCAACAAGAAATTACTAAATTTGTTCCTGAGTTCAAAGTTTTACCATATTGGGGGAATGCTAAAGACAGGAAAATTTTACGTAAATTTTGGGATAGGAAAAGTCTTCGATACGATAAGGATTCACCATTCCATGTTTTAGTCACAtcttatcaattgattgttgCAGATATTGCttatttccaaaaaatgaaatggCAATATATGATTTTAGATGAAGCTCAAGCtattaaatcatcatcttcatcaagaTGGAAATcacttttaaatttaactTGTCGTAatagattattattgacGGGTACACCAATTCAAAATTCCATGCAAGAATTATGGGCCCTTTTGCATTTTATTATGCCGTCCATTTTTGATTCACATGATGAATTTAGTGATTGGTTTGctaaagatattgaaagTCATGCCCAATCTAATACCAGTTTAGATGAACAACAATTAAGACGATTACATATGATTTTGAAACCATTTATGTtaagaagaattaaaaagaatGTGCAAAGTGAATTAGGAGATAAAGTGGAAATTGATGTTTATTGTGATTTAACAACAAGACAAAAGAaactttatcaacaattgagATCACAAATTTCTATGCTGGATACCGATTTACTTGAACTTGAATCTAATTCCACTAGTTCCGATAGTTCATTGGCTAATTTAGTGATGCAATTCAGAAAAGTTTGTAATCATCCGGATTTATTTGAACGTGCTGATGTGAATTCACCATTTTCATTTGGGAAATTTGCTGAAACGGGGTCATTTTTAAGAGAAACTAATGAATTAGACGTAAATTATTCCACGgaaaatattgttgaatatGATTTACCACGTTTAATTTATGATGAACTTTTAACACCAAATTATGGGAAACTGACACGTGATGCCATCTATTCCAAATTCAGTATTTATAACCCTGAAAATACCAATGATTTGGGTTGGTTAAAAGGTATTAATGTTTCTcctaatgaattgaaacgTTGTGCTcaaaaagatatttttgTTAGAGCTATTGATATGCAGAATAAGTCAACTGAAACCATGAAACTagaaagaataaattatcTTTATGGAAGTGATTATATTCCTgaaaataagaaattattaatcacTGAACGTACTAGTGACAGTTTTATTTCTAACTCACTGGTATTTCCTGATCTTGTTTCTGTTCAGGAAAAAGTTGGTCAAGATATgtatttgaataaattggaACCGGCAGTGACACCTATTGCAGCTGCTCCACCAATCACGGTGAATTGTTCATCAATGAATTTTACCAACAGAATGAACAATACCTTATTTGATCCTATTATAAGGTCATCATTAATtccattatcattatccaCAGAATTAAAACTAATGAAAGATCAAGTACCATTAGAACAGTATCCTAAATCCAACATGTTACCCACGccaatatttgattattcaaatattcGTATGCCATCAATGGATCGATTTATTGCTGAATCAGGGAAATTAGCCAAATTAGATGAATTATTAgttgatttgaaacaagGAGGTCATagaatattaatttatttccAAATGACAAGAATGATGCAAATTTTTGAAGAATATTTAGCTTATAAGagttataaatatattcgATTAGATggttcaacaacaattgaatcaagAAGAGAAATGGTTCAAGCATGGCAAACAAACCCGGagatttttatatttatgcTTTCAACAAGAGCTGGAGGATTAGGACTTAATTTAACTAGTGCTGATACGGTGATATTTTATGATAGTGATTGGAATCCAACTATTGATAGTCAAGCTATGGATCGAGCTCATAGAATTGGTCAAACTAAACAAGTTAAAGTATTTAGATTGGTTACAAGAAATACCattgaacaaaaaattcttgaacGAGCtaaagaaaaggaagaaattcaaaaacttgttgttggtaatatgtaa